In Pseudoxanthomonas sp. SE1, the genomic stretch TGGCGACCATCGACACGACCAGCAGGAAGCCGATCGCCAACACGACGCCGAGCGAGAACACCCGCTTCTTCACCCATGCGAGCGGACCATCCAGCCGCTGGGCATCGGTGCGGAAGATCAGGTTCAGCGCGCCCTGCAGCTGCGCGAACACCACCGTGGCGCCGACAAACAGGAGCGAGGTGCTCCACCAGCCCGCCAGCGATCCGACGTCCGGCCGTTCGCTGGCATTGCGGATCACCGTCTCGGCGACCGTGGCGGCGCTGGGGCCCGCCAGCTGGTGGATCTGATCGAGCAGCGACTGCTGCGCCGGCGGGTAGAGCGAGGCGGTCAGCCACAGCAGCAGGACCAGCAGCGGCGCCAGCGACAGCAGCGCGTAGAACGACAGCGACGCGGCCTGCGTCATCAGGTCGGTCTCGATGAAGCGCCGCACCAGCGCGATGGGCAGGCTGCGACGGACGCGCCCGCCGGCATCGCGCGCCCGTGCGCGGAGCGCGCTGAAGGAGGTTCGATGTTCCATGCGCCGAGCGTGGCGCGGGGCATGTCAGCAGGTCGTTATGGTGGCGTGCCCGCGATGTTCACGCATCGCCGCGCGCGAGCGCCTGCAGCGCGTCGCCGCTGACGCGCTGCACGGTCCATTCGTCCAGGCCTACCGCGCCGAGGCTTCGGTAGAGGCGGATCGCGGGTTCGTTCCAGTCCAGCACCGACCATTCGAAGCGGCCGCAGCCACGCGCCACGGCCAGTTGCGCGAGATGCACCATCAGCCGCCTTCCAATACCGAGTCCGCGGGAGTGCGGCACCACGAAGAGGTCTTCGAGGTACAGGCCGGGCTGGCCCAGGAAGGTCGAGAAGGAGTGGAAGAACAGGGCGAAGCCGGCAGGCGTGCCATCGGCCTCGGCGATCACGACTTCGGCGGCGGGGCGCTCACCGAAGAGGTGCGTTTCGAGCAAGGCTGGCGTGGCGACGGCTTCGTGCGCGAGCTTTTCGTACTCGGCCAGGCCGCGGATGAAGGCGAGGATCTGCGGGATGTCGGCGCGGGTGGCCGGGCGCAGGGTGATGGCTGGGGTATCCATGGCGCGAGGATGCCACGGATGGGGCGTGACGCCAGGATGCCTGGCGCCACGCGGCGGGTTCAGCCCGCGAGCTTCTTCTTGATCAGCGCGGAGACCTGGCCCATGTCGGCCTGGCCAGCGAGGCGTGGCTTCAGCACGCCCATCAGCTTGCCCATGTCGGCCGGGCCGGTGGCGCCGGTTTCGGTGATGGCGGCCTCGATGGCGGCCAGGATCTCGGCCTCGCCCAGCTTCGCCGGCAGGTAGGCTTCGATCACCACGATCTCGGCGCGCTCGATGGCGGCCAGGTCCTCGCGGCTGGCGGCTTCGAACTGGTTCACCGAATCCTTGCGCTGCTTGACCATCTTTTCCAGCACGGCCAGCACGGCGGCGTCATCCAGTTCGATGCGCTCGTCCACTTCGCGCTGCTTGATGGCGGCATTGATCAGGCGGATGACCGCCAGGCGGTCCTTCTCGCCCGCCTTCATGGCGGCCTTCATGTCGTCGGTAAGCTGCTGTTTCAGGGACATGGTGTGCTCCGGGGGAACAGGTAGGGGCGTGGCACGGGGCCGTGAGGCGCCAAAAACACAAAAAGCCGGCGACGCTCGCGCGTGCCGGCTTCGTGCGAAGCGACGCGGCTCAGTACAGGCGCTGGCGCTTGGTGACGTCGCGCGAGCTGCGGCGCAGCTGGCGCTTCACCGCAGCGGCGGCCTTGCGCTTGCGCTCCTGGGTCGGCTTCTCGTAGAACTCGCGCTTGCGGGTTTCGGCCAGGACGCCGGCCTTCTCGCAGGTGCGCTTGAAGCGACGCAGCGCAAACTCAAACGGCTCGTTTTCGCGGACTTTGACGCTGGGCATACGTAATCTCGGTGAAGTAAACGGCCCGGGCACGCCGGGTGAGCCGCGTATTATAGCGGCTGACTCCGGCGCTGCAACCCACCCGGCTTGTCCCTGCCCTCCAGGAGCCCCAGATCCCCGTCATGAAAGTCCTCGGCATCGAAACCAGCTGCGACGAAACCGGCGTGGCCGTCTACGACACCGGTCTGTCCGGCGCCGCCGGCCTGCGCGCCCATGCGGTCTACAGCCAGATCGCCCTGCATGCCGAGTACGGCGGGGTGGTGCCCGAGCTGGCCAGCCGCGACCACGTCCGCAAGCTGCTGCCGCTGATCCGCCAGACCCTGGCCGAAGCCGGCCTGACCACGGCGGACCTCGATGGCGTGGCCTATACCGCCGGGCCCGGGCTGGTCGGTGCGCTGCTGGTCGGGGCCGGCGTGGCCCGGTCGCTGGCCTGGGCACTGGAACTCCCCGCCGTCGGCGTCCACCACATGGAAGGCCATCTGCTGGCCCCGCTGATGGAGGACGATCCGCCGGAGGCGCCGTTCGTCGCCCTGCTGGTCTCGGGCGGGCATACCCAGCTGGTGGCCGTGGACGCCATCGGCCGTTACCGGCTGCTGGGTGAAACGCTGGACGATGCGGCCGGCGAAGCCTTCGACAAGACCGCCAAGATGATGGGGCTGCCGTATCCCGGCGGTCCGCAACTGGCCGCCCTGGCGGAAAAAGGCACCCCGGGCCGCTTCAGGTTCGCGCGTCCGATGACCGACCGGCCGGGACTGGACTTCAGCTTCTCCGGCCTGAAGACGCAGGTCCTGTTGGCCTGGCGCGACAGCGACCAGTCGGAACAGACCCGGGCCGACATCGCGCGCGGGTTCGAGGATGCGGTGGTCGACACGCTTGCCATCAAGTGCGAACGCGCACTGGACGAAGCCGGCAGCGATGTCATCGTCATCGCCGGCGGCGTGGGCGCCAACAAGCGGCTGCGCGCCAAGCTGCAGGCGATGGCCGCGAGGCGCGGCGGCCGTGCCTGCTTCCCGCGGCCGTCGCTGTGCACCGACAACGGCGCGATGATCGCCTTCGCCGGTGCGCTGCGCCTTGAAGCGGGCCAGCACGAGACCGCAGAGGTGAAGGTCACGCCACGCTGGGACATGGCGGCGCTGCCGCCCGTGAGCCGGAGTCTGTGATTCGTGATTGGTAAAAGCCGGGACTCCACGTAGCCTGTGTCCCACCGATCACCCATCACCCATCACGGCTTTCATCCATGGACACCGTTTTCATCGAAGACCTGCGCATCGAGACCGTCATCGGCATCTACGACTGGGAGCGCGAAATCCGCCAGACCGTGGCGCTGGACGTGGAGATGGCATTCGACAACCGCGTGCCCGCCGCCCGCGATGACATCGCACTGACGCTGGACTACAAGGCGGTGTCGAAGCGGCTGATCTCCTTCGTGGAGGAGGCAAGCTTCGGCCTGGTCGAGACCCTCGCGGAGCAGTGCGCGGCGATCATCCGCGACGAGTTCGGCGTGGCCTGGGTGCGGTTGAAGCTGAGCAAGCCCGGCGCGGTCACGGGTGCGCGCAACGTCGGTGTGCTGATCGAACGCGGCACGCGCCCGGTCTGACGCCGTGGGAACCGCCTACCTGAGCCTGGGCAGCAACGTCGAGCCCGAACGCCACCTCCATGCTGCCATTGCGGCGCTGCGCGAACGCTTCGGGGACATCCGCCTGTCGCCGATCTACCGCACACGCTCGGTCGGCTTCGATGGCACCGACTTCCTCAACGCCGCCGCCGTGATCGACAGCGATCTGGATCCGCTCGCATTGAACGACTGGTTGCATGCGCTCGAAGACGCGCACGGTCGCGACCGCAGCGGTCCGCGCTTCTCCGACCGCACGCTCGACATCGATATCGTGTTCTACGACGACCTGGTGATGCAGGGGCCGGGCAACCTGCGCCTGCCGCGCGACGAACTGAAGCATGCCTTCGTGCTGCTGCCGCTGGTCGACATCGCGCCCGACATGGTCGATCCGCGCAGTGGGCGCACGCTCGCGGCGCTGTGGCGCGAACACCCGGAACACGAGGTGCCCCCGCAGGCCGTACCACTGGACAACGCAACCCCGTAGGGCCGGGCTTGCTCGGCTCCTCGATCCTGGGGCTCGATGGGCGCAGCGGAGCAAGCTCCGCGCTACGGTGGCGGCCGGTGAGGGTTCCGGGCTCAGCCGATCGAGCGTCCGCCGTCCACGTGGATCACCTGTCCGGTGACGTAGCCGGCGGCGTCGCCCAGCAGCCACGCCACCGTGCCGGCGATATCGTCCGGATTCCCGACGCGACCCAGCGGCGTCAGCGCCAGCAAGCGCGCCTGCACGTCGGGATCGATCCCGGCATCCGGCCACAGGATCGCGCCGGGCGACACCGCATTCACCCGCACATCCGGTGCCAGCGACACCGCCAGTCCGCGCGACACCGCCAGCAGCGCCGCCTTGGATGCGGCATACACCGCCAGGTCCGCGCGTGGCTTCTCGGCATAGACGTCGGCGATGTTGATGATCGCGCCGCGTGCGGCACGCAGGTGCGGCGCCGCCGCTTGCGACAGGAAGAACGGCGCGCGCGCGTTCACCGCGAACAAGTCTTCCCATTGCGCCGGCGTGGCGGTGCCGGCCGGCGTGGGATAGAACGCCGATGCGTTGTTGACCAGCGCGTCCATGCGGCCGAAGTGGCCCACGGTCTTCGCCACCAGCTCCGGCAGGCGGTCGAACACGGCCAGGTCCGCCTGCAGCATCAGGGTGCTGCCGCTGCGCGTCGTTTCCAACTCTGCGACCAGCGAGCGCATGTCGTCGATCGAGCCGCGGTAGTGCAGGGCGAGGTCACAGCCTTCGGCATGCAGCCGTCGCGCAATCGCCGCGCCCACGCGACGGGCGGCACCGGTGACCAGGACGACGCGGCGCGATGTGGGCATGACGGATTCCATGGCGGGAGCCGGCATTGTCCCTGCTTTGCACCGCAATGGCGCAATCAGGCGGCCAGGAATGTGAGTCGAATCCATCCCGCCGCGGAAGCTTGACGACGTGCACGGTTAGCGTGCATGTTGCGATGCATCACCCTTCGCCG encodes the following:
- a CDS encoding GatB/YqeY domain-containing protein → MSLKQQLTDDMKAAMKAGEKDRLAVIRLINAAIKQREVDERIELDDAAVLAVLEKMVKQRKDSVNQFEAASREDLAAIERAEIVVIEAYLPAKLGEAEILAAIEAAITETGATGPADMGKLMGVLKPRLAGQADMGQVSALIKKKLAG
- a CDS encoding pteridine reductase, which encodes MPTSRRVVLVTGAARRVGAAIARRLHAEGCDLALHYRGSIDDMRSLVAELETTRSGSTLMLQADLAVFDRLPELVAKTVGHFGRMDALVNNASAFYPTPAGTATPAQWEDLFAVNARAPFFLSQAAAPHLRAARGAIINIADVYAEKPRADLAVYAASKAALLAVSRGLAVSLAPDVRVNAVSPGAILWPDAGIDPDVQARLLALTPLGRVGNPDDIAGTVAWLLGDAAGYVTGQVIHVDGGRSIG
- the folK gene encoding 2-amino-4-hydroxy-6-hydroxymethyldihydropteridine diphosphokinase — encoded protein: MGTAYLSLGSNVEPERHLHAAIAALRERFGDIRLSPIYRTRSVGFDGTDFLNAAAVIDSDLDPLALNDWLHALEDAHGRDRSGPRFSDRTLDIDIVFYDDLVMQGPGNLRLPRDELKHAFVLLPLVDIAPDMVDPRSGRTLAALWREHPEHEVPPQAVPLDNATP
- the tsaD gene encoding tRNA (adenosine(37)-N6)-threonylcarbamoyltransferase complex transferase subunit TsaD, translating into MKVLGIETSCDETGVAVYDTGLSGAAGLRAHAVYSQIALHAEYGGVVPELASRDHVRKLLPLIRQTLAEAGLTTADLDGVAYTAGPGLVGALLVGAGVARSLAWALELPAVGVHHMEGHLLAPLMEDDPPEAPFVALLVSGGHTQLVAVDAIGRYRLLGETLDDAAGEAFDKTAKMMGLPYPGGPQLAALAEKGTPGRFRFARPMTDRPGLDFSFSGLKTQVLLAWRDSDQSEQTRADIARGFEDAVVDTLAIKCERALDEAGSDVIVIAGGVGANKRLRAKLQAMAARRGGRACFPRPSLCTDNGAMIAFAGALRLEAGQHETAEVKVTPRWDMAALPPVSRSL
- the folB gene encoding dihydroneopterin aldolase — protein: MDTVFIEDLRIETVIGIYDWEREIRQTVALDVEMAFDNRVPAARDDIALTLDYKAVSKRLISFVEEASFGLVETLAEQCAAIIRDEFGVAWVRLKLSKPGAVTGARNVGVLIERGTRPV
- the rpsU gene encoding 30S ribosomal protein S21, which translates into the protein MPSVKVRENEPFEFALRRFKRTCEKAGVLAETRKREFYEKPTQERKRKAAAAVKRQLRRSSRDVTKRQRLY
- a CDS encoding GNAT family N-acetyltransferase: MDTPAITLRPATRADIPQILAFIRGLAEYEKLAHEAVATPALLETHLFGERPAAEVVIAEADGTPAGFALFFHSFSTFLGQPGLYLEDLFVVPHSRGLGIGRRLMVHLAQLAVARGCGRFEWSVLDWNEPAIRLYRSLGAVGLDEWTVQRVSGDALQALARGDA